The Mauremys mutica isolate MM-2020 ecotype Southern chromosome 1, ASM2049712v1, whole genome shotgun sequence genome has a segment encoding these proteins:
- the LOC123376143 gene encoding olfactory receptor 52E4-like, with amino-acid sequence MPDSNTTDFINPSTFILLGIPGLERAHVWLSIPFCTMSIIAILGNFTILFIVKRERSLHEPMYYFLCMVAIFDLLLFTSILPKMLSIFWFNSREIYFSACFTQMYFINCFAIMESGIFVAMAFDRYVAICHPLRHSAILTNRAVVKIGLAVVLRGLLLILPFPLLASRWTYCKTNIIPHTYCKHISVVNLACSDIHASSYYSLFVVFFFPSMDVLFIAVSYIPILRAIFSLPTKDARVKTFGTCGTHLCVIFASYIPILFSSIMHRIDNTMPLYLLILMANVYLLVPPTLHPIIYGVRTKQIRDRLLSLFTPRRT; translated from the coding sequence ATGCCAGATTCTAACACAACAGACTTCatcaacccctccaccttcatcctgctgggcattcctggcctggagagggCACATGTCTggctctccatccccttctgcaccatgtccatcatagccatcttggggaacttcaccatccttttCATTGTCAAGAGGGAGcggagcctccatgagcccatgtactatttcctctgcatggtGGCCATCTTCGACCTGCTCCTGTTCACATCCatcctgcccaaaatgctgagcatcttctggttcaattccagggagatttATTTCAGTGCCTgcttcacccagatgtacttcattaaCTGCTTTGCCATAATGGAATCAGGGATCTttgtggccatggcttttgatcgctatgtggccatttgccatcccctgagacattccgcCATCCTGACAAACCGCGCGGTGGTGAAGATtggcctggccgtggtgctgcgtgGCCTCTTACTCATACTGCCATTTCCTTTGCTGGCGAGTCGGTGGACCTATTGCAagaccaacatcatcccccacacgTACTGCAAGCACATATCTGTGGTGAATCTGGCCTGCTCTGACATCCATGCCAGTAGTTACTACAGCCTCTTTGTGGTATTCTTTTTTCCCAGTATGGATGTGCTTTTTATTGCTGTGTCCTATATCCCGATCCTCAGGGCTATCTTCAGCCTgcccacaaaggatgcccgggTTAAGACTTTTGGGACATGCGGTACCCACCTCTGTGTCATTTTTGCTTCTTACATCCCAATTCTTTTCTCCTCCATCATGCACCGGATTGATAACACTATGCCCCTGTATTTGCTCATTCTCATGGCCAACGTCTACCTTCTGGTGCCCCCCACACTGCACCCTATCATCTATGGCGTGAGGACgaaacagatccgggacaggtTGCTCTCGCTATTTACTCCTAGAAGGACCTAA
- the LOC123362973 gene encoding olfactory receptor 52K2-like produces MSDSNTTDFTNPSTFILLGIPGLEAAYVWISIPFCIMYVMAILGNSSILFVVKREPSLHEPMFYFLCMLAVTDLVMSTSILPKMLSIFWFNSREINFSACLTQMYFIHCLSAMESGIFVAMALDRYVAICDPLRHSTILTNPMVAKIGLAVVLRSSILVLPNPFLVWRCPYYRTNIIPHTYCDHIAVVKLACADISASNYYGLSLAFFITGLDVFFIAVSYTHILRVIIGLPTKDARLKTFGTCVSHLCVILAFYIPALFSILTHRFGHNVAPHFHVLSANMYLLVPPMLNPIIYGVRTKQIRDRLHWIFPHKGT; encoded by the coding sequence ATGTCAGATTCTAacacaaccgacttcaccaacccctccaccttcatcctgctgggcattcctggcctggaggcggcctatgtctggatctccatccccttctgcatcaTGTACGTCATGGCCATCTTGGGGAACTCTTCCATCCTGTTCGTCgtgaagagggagccgagcctccatgagcccatgttctatttcctctgcatgctggccgtcaCTGACCTGGTCATGTCCACGTCCatcctgcccaaaatgctgagcatcttctggttcaattccagggagatcaatttCAGTGCCTGTCTCAcgcagatgtacttcattcactgcctCTCAGCAATGGAATCTGGGATCTTTGTGGCCATGGCTTTGGATAGGTATGTAGCCATCTgcgatcccctgagacattccaccatcctgacaaacccaATGGTGGCCAAAATAGGTCTCGCTGTGGTACTACGCAGCAGCATACTCGTACTACCCAATCCCTTCCTGGTGTGGCGGTGCCCCTATtacagaaccaacatcatcccccacaccTACTGCGATCACATAGCTGTGGTCAAGCTGGCCTGTGCTGACATCAGTGCCAGTAATTACTATGGCCTGTCTTTGGCATTCTTCATCACAggtctggatgtgttttttatcgCTGTGTCCTATACTCACATTCTCAGGGTTATCATaggcctccccacaaaggacgcccggctcaagacttttgggacctgtgtctcccacctctgtgtcatcttagccttttacatcccCGCTCTATTCTCCATCCTGACACACCGATTTGGCCACAATGTGGCCCCACATTTCCATGTTCTCAGTGCCAACATGTAcctcctggtgccccccatgctaaatcccatcatctatggggtgaggaccaaacagatccgggacaggctgcacTGGATCTTTCCTCATAAAGGTacctaa